The Mercurialis annua linkage group LG2, ddMerAnnu1.2, whole genome shotgun sequence genome contains a region encoding:
- the LOC126669139 gene encoding guanylate kinase 3, chloroplastic yields the protein MFHRLGFSLTRASFNLRSPFLHINKSPTSPIPSQFTPKSKTCISVAFHTKMSDTHKPKSSIPHLDKATKPELIRALESSLGSSFSSNPICPPPNPLVIVISGPSGVGKDAVIKKLREVRESLHFVVTATSRPMRAGEVDGEDYFFVSKEEFLCMVERNELLEYALVYGDYKGIPKNQIRDFMAKGCDIVLRVDIQGAQTLRKILGNSAVFIFLMAESEMELVERLIDRKTETAEALLVRVSTAREEIKHVKNFDYVVVNGQGKLDSAVKLMESIIDAEKAKVRQRRAVI from the coding sequence ATGTTCCACAGACTCGGTTTCTCTCTCACACGCGCCTCTTTCAACCTCCGTTCCCCATTTCTCCACATCAACAAATCCCCAACCTCCCCAATTCCCTCACAATTCACTCCAAAATCAAAAACTTGCATATCAGTAGCATTCCATACCAAAATGAGTGATACCCACAAACCCAAATCGTCAATCCCACATCTTGACAAAGCCACAAAACCCGAGTTGATTCGAGCCCTCGAATCCTCCCTAGGTTCTTCATTTAGCTCAAACCCAATTTGTCCACCTCCAAATCCTTTAGTTATTGTCATCAGTGGCCCTAGTGGTGTTGGTAAAGATGCTGTGATCAAGAAATTAAGAGAAGTTAGAGAGAGTTTGCATTTTGTTGTGACTGCAACCAGTAGGCCAATGAGAGCTGGTGAAGTTGATGGGGAAGATTATTTTTTTGTGTCTAAGGAAGAGTTTTTATGTATGGTTGAAAGAAATGAGCTTTTGGAGTATGCACTTGTTTATGGTGATTATAAAGGGATACCCAAGAATCAGATTCGGGATTTTATGGCGAAAGGGTGTGATATTGTGTTGAGGGTTGATATTCAAGGAGCTCAGACTTTGAGGAAGATTTTGGGGAATTCTGctgtgtttatatttttgatggCGGAGAGCGAAATGGAGCTTGTTGAGAGGTTGATTGATAGGAAGACTGAGACGGCTGAGGCTTTGCTTGTTAGAGTTTCTACGGCGAGAGAGGAGATTAAGCATGTTAAGAATTTTGATTATGTTGTTGTTAATGGTCAGGGGAAGTTGGATAGTGCTGTGAAGCTTATGGAATCTATTATTGATGCTGAGAAGGCGAAGGTTCGGCAAAGAAGGGCTGTGATTTAA